A single Sesamum indicum cultivar Zhongzhi No. 13 unplaced genomic scaffold, S_indicum_v1.0 scaffold00272, whole genome shotgun sequence DNA region contains:
- the LOC105180009 gene encoding uncharacterized protein LOC105180009: protein MAEDLDTLKLHPSDNPRLSLVTTILDGSNFLSWSRSIKLVLTAKTKMSFISKDAEIPERNTKEFEQWIKVDSMVTSWILNSISRDIVESFMYTKTSKELWTELENKYRQSNGPMEYRLKRELASLSQARENADIKSSDQLMQFLMGLKDSYDHVRSQILMMEPYPNVSKAFSMVLRIEKQKEVNTEPQYASQNLAMQAFKKQEFPRTFQKKRNFVDKRSQGYRDWYKNLMEQRKKNATEINKAVVVIEIKEETNMMIDEKAIAHVLKSELHKILGGFKPQH, encoded by the exons atggCAGAAGATCTTGATACCCTCAAACTGCATCCTAGTGACAATCCTAGATTGAGTTTAGTCACTACCATCTTGGACGGCTCAAATTTCTTATCATGGAGCAGATCAATAAAATTGGTTTTGACAGCCAAAACGAAGATGAGTTTCATAAGTAAAGATGCAGAAATACcagaaagaaatacaaaggaATTCGAGCAGTGGATTAAAGTAGACAGCATGGTTACCTCATGGATCTTGAATTCTATTTCAAGAGATATAGTGGAGAGCTTCATGTACacaaaaacatcaaaagaaCTATGGACTGAACTTGAAAACAAATACAGACAAAGCAATGGTCCAATGGAGTATAGGCTAAAGAGGGAACTTGCATCACTGTCACAAG CAAGGGAAAATGCAGATATCAAGAGCTCAGATCAACTTATGCAGTTCCTAATGGGGCTGAAGGACTCCTACGACCACGTGAGGAGTCAAATTCTTATGATGGAGCCCTATCCTAATGTGAGCAAAGCCTTTTCCATGGTACTTAGAAttgaaaaacagaaagaagTAAATACAGAACCTCAGTATGCATCTCAAAATTTGGCGATGCAAGCtttcaagaaacaagaatttcCAAGAAcctttcaaaagaaaagaaactttGTTGACAAGAGGTCTCAA GGGTACCGTGACTGGTACAAGAACTTAATggaacaaagaaagaagaatgcTACTGAAATCAACAAAGCTGTTGTTGTCATAGAGATAAAGGAAGAAACCAACATGATGATTGATGAGAAAGCAATAGCTCATGTCTTGAAGTCTGAATTGCACAAGATTCTAGGAGGATTCAAACCTCAACACTAG